A genomic window from Triticum urartu cultivar G1812 chromosome 7, Tu2.1, whole genome shotgun sequence includes:
- the LOC125520087 gene encoding uncharacterized protein LOC125520087 isoform X1 gives MIKTLPFEHNCPTTKLSICKMASQGWIADKIGDWVKKNPGVGAKDAKGKLEDEFNIKLKYNKAWYGMKVALDQIHGSYENCFPLLFNWKAEIEHKCPGSIVEIELLKNGDKYHFNIMFVAFKPCIDGFLAGCRPYVGVDSTALYGKFKGQLASATAVDGHNWLYYVAFAVFDSETGENWKWFMKQLHRAIGSPPGLVISSDACKGLETAIDLVFPNCENRECMRHLYANFMKKFHGKVYTYNLYPVARPFSHRKFMHHMKKIQDANPAAIEYLDIHHNRLWYRCGFGEASKVDYLTNNISESFNKQIKDFKGLNVLNLFDKIREIITEKFYIRGQVSKQLKGRILPHVIKQLNALSKTIGRNKILWTIEHEAEVTLLDLKFIKRHIVNLKDRTCTCRVWQVSGKPCMHALAFICSINGAEIQTYVDDYYSVDKFKAACAGNIPSMTDKSQWIQVDLGVKVHPPLQQTVAGRPRVQRIRGWLEPGRKIVKCKRCGEPGHMQKTCKVPNPEYMAVDDDIPIEDPSTPTNKRKKCGETTATTDGDATDDEVLINLIRKRARTTPQKPKAPEKVNAPAKKKTPVKIAAVEEKTKKKTPVKKATTQQKTKKKTPVKKVASQEKAKKKTSKGKKVKKNVPFAPVIPPPPPPPPEGQPTNGAKRSLLYWLGG, from the exons ATG ATAAAAACGCTTCCATTTGAGCACAACTGTCCAACTACAAAATTATCAATTTGCAAAATGGCTTCACAAGGATGGATTGCAGATAAGATTGGGGATTGGGTGAAGAAAAATCCTGGTGTTGGTGCAAAAGACGCCAAAGGGAAGTTGGAAGATGAGTTCAACATCAAGCTGAAATACAACAAGGCTTGGTACGGTATGAAGGTAGCCCTTGATCAAATCCATGGTAGTTATGAAAATTGTTTTCCATTGCTTTTTAACTGGAAAGCTGAGATAGAACATAAATGCCCAGGGAGTATTGTAGAGATAGAGCTCCTAAAAAATGGAGATAAATACCATTTTAACATAATGTTTGTTGCATTCAAGCCTTGCATCGATGGTTTCTTAGCTGGTTGTAGGCCTTATGTTGGTGTGGACTCAACAGCACTTTATGGCAAGTTTAAGGGCCAGTTAGCATCAGCAACTGCTGTAGATGGGCACAACTGGCTATATTATGTAGCATTTGCTGTGTTTGATTCTGAAACCGGTGAAAACTGGAAATGGTTCATGAAACAATTGCATAGAGCTATAGGTTCCCCACCTGGTCTTGTTATTTCTAGTGATGCATGCAAAGGATTAGAGACTGCCATTGACCTTGTCTTTCCTAATTGTGAAAACCGAGAGTGCATGAGGCACTTGTATGCAAATTTTATGAAGAAATTCCATGGTAAAGTGTACACATATAATCTTTATCCAGTTGCACGGCCTTTCTCACATCGAAAGTTTATGCATCATATGAAGAAAATCCAGGATGCAAATCCAGCGGCTATTGAATATCTAGATATTCATCACAATAGGTTGTGGTATAGATGTGGTTTTGGAGAGGCCAGTAAGGTTGATTATTTGACAAACAACATATCCGAGAGTttcaacaagcaaataaaagacTTCAAAGGGCTCAATGTCCTGAACCTTTTTGACAAAATTAGGGAGATCATCACAGAGAAGTTCTATATTAGAGGACAAGTAAGTAAGCAGCTAAAGGGTAGGATTCTTCCTCATGTCATTAAGCAGCTAAATGCTCTCAGCAAAACCATTGGTCGAAACAAGATTCTTTGGACCATTGAACATGAGGCAGAAGTCACGTTGTTGGATCTCAAATTTATCAAAAGACACATTGTCAACTTGAAAGATAGAACATGTACTTGTAGAGTTTGGCAAGTTTCAGGAAagccatgcatgcatgcactggCCTTCATTTGTAGCATCAATGGTGCTGAGATTCAAACATATGTGGATGATTACTATTCTGTGGATAAGTTCAAGGCAGCGTGTGCTGGGAATATCCCTTCCATGACAGATAAGTCACAGTGGATCCAAGTGGATTTGGGTGTCAAGGTCCACCCTCCTTTGCAGCAAACAGTGGCTGGTAGGCCACGAGTTCAGAGAATTAGAGGATGGCTAGAGCCTGGAAGGAAAATAGTCAAGTGTAAGAGGTGTGGTGAACCTGGGCACATGCAGAAGACATGCAAGGTTCCTAATCCTGAATATATGGCGGTAGATGATGATATACCTATAGAGGATCCATCTACACCTACAAACAAAAG GAAGAAATGTGGTGAAACAACGGCTACAACAGATGGTGATGCAACAGATGATGAAGTCCTTATTAATCTTATAAG GAAAAGGGCCAGAACAACtccacagaagccgaaggcacctGAAAAGGTCAATGCACCAGCCAAGAAGAAGACACCTGTGAAGATAGCTGCGGTAGAAGAGAAGACCAAGAAAAAGACTCCTGTGAAGAAAGCTACAACACAACAGAAAACCAAAAAGAAGACCCCCGTGAAGAAAGTTGCATCACAAGAGAAAGCCAAGAAGAAGACATCTAAAGGGAAGAAAGTCAAGAAGAATGTTCCATTTGCGCCGGTTAtacctccacctccacctccacctccagaAGGGCAGCCTACAAATGGTGCAAAAAGAAGCCTTCTTTATTGGCTTGGTGGCTAG
- the LOC125520087 gene encoding uncharacterized protein LOC125520087 isoform X2 — protein sequence MASQGWIADKIGDWVKKNPGVGAKDAKGKLEDEFNIKLKYNKAWYGMKVALDQIHGSYENCFPLLFNWKAEIEHKCPGSIVEIELLKNGDKYHFNIMFVAFKPCIDGFLAGCRPYVGVDSTALYGKFKGQLASATAVDGHNWLYYVAFAVFDSETGENWKWFMKQLHRAIGSPPGLVISSDACKGLETAIDLVFPNCENRECMRHLYANFMKKFHGKVYTYNLYPVARPFSHRKFMHHMKKIQDANPAAIEYLDIHHNRLWYRCGFGEASKVDYLTNNISESFNKQIKDFKGLNVLNLFDKIREIITEKFYIRGQVSKQLKGRILPHVIKQLNALSKTIGRNKILWTIEHEAEVTLLDLKFIKRHIVNLKDRTCTCRVWQVSGKPCMHALAFICSINGAEIQTYVDDYYSVDKFKAACAGNIPSMTDKSQWIQVDLGVKVHPPLQQTVAGRPRVQRIRGWLEPGRKIVKCKRCGEPGHMQKTCKVPNPEYMAVDDDIPIEDPSTPTNKRKKCGETTATTDGDATDDEVLINLIRKRARTTPQKPKAPEKVNAPAKKKTPVKIAAVEEKTKKKTPVKKATTQQKTKKKTPVKKVASQEKAKKKTSKGKKVKKNVPFAPVIPPPPPPPPEGQPTNGAKRSLLYWLGG from the exons ATGGCTTCACAAGGATGGATTGCAGATAAGATTGGGGATTGGGTGAAGAAAAATCCTGGTGTTGGTGCAAAAGACGCCAAAGGGAAGTTGGAAGATGAGTTCAACATCAAGCTGAAATACAACAAGGCTTGGTACGGTATGAAGGTAGCCCTTGATCAAATCCATGGTAGTTATGAAAATTGTTTTCCATTGCTTTTTAACTGGAAAGCTGAGATAGAACATAAATGCCCAGGGAGTATTGTAGAGATAGAGCTCCTAAAAAATGGAGATAAATACCATTTTAACATAATGTTTGTTGCATTCAAGCCTTGCATCGATGGTTTCTTAGCTGGTTGTAGGCCTTATGTTGGTGTGGACTCAACAGCACTTTATGGCAAGTTTAAGGGCCAGTTAGCATCAGCAACTGCTGTAGATGGGCACAACTGGCTATATTATGTAGCATTTGCTGTGTTTGATTCTGAAACCGGTGAAAACTGGAAATGGTTCATGAAACAATTGCATAGAGCTATAGGTTCCCCACCTGGTCTTGTTATTTCTAGTGATGCATGCAAAGGATTAGAGACTGCCATTGACCTTGTCTTTCCTAATTGTGAAAACCGAGAGTGCATGAGGCACTTGTATGCAAATTTTATGAAGAAATTCCATGGTAAAGTGTACACATATAATCTTTATCCAGTTGCACGGCCTTTCTCACATCGAAAGTTTATGCATCATATGAAGAAAATCCAGGATGCAAATCCAGCGGCTATTGAATATCTAGATATTCATCACAATAGGTTGTGGTATAGATGTGGTTTTGGAGAGGCCAGTAAGGTTGATTATTTGACAAACAACATATCCGAGAGTttcaacaagcaaataaaagacTTCAAAGGGCTCAATGTCCTGAACCTTTTTGACAAAATTAGGGAGATCATCACAGAGAAGTTCTATATTAGAGGACAAGTAAGTAAGCAGCTAAAGGGTAGGATTCTTCCTCATGTCATTAAGCAGCTAAATGCTCTCAGCAAAACCATTGGTCGAAACAAGATTCTTTGGACCATTGAACATGAGGCAGAAGTCACGTTGTTGGATCTCAAATTTATCAAAAGACACATTGTCAACTTGAAAGATAGAACATGTACTTGTAGAGTTTGGCAAGTTTCAGGAAagccatgcatgcatgcactggCCTTCATTTGTAGCATCAATGGTGCTGAGATTCAAACATATGTGGATGATTACTATTCTGTGGATAAGTTCAAGGCAGCGTGTGCTGGGAATATCCCTTCCATGACAGATAAGTCACAGTGGATCCAAGTGGATTTGGGTGTCAAGGTCCACCCTCCTTTGCAGCAAACAGTGGCTGGTAGGCCACGAGTTCAGAGAATTAGAGGATGGCTAGAGCCTGGAAGGAAAATAGTCAAGTGTAAGAGGTGTGGTGAACCTGGGCACATGCAGAAGACATGCAAGGTTCCTAATCCTGAATATATGGCGGTAGATGATGATATACCTATAGAGGATCCATCTACACCTACAAACAAAAG GAAGAAATGTGGTGAAACAACGGCTACAACAGATGGTGATGCAACAGATGATGAAGTCCTTATTAATCTTATAAG GAAAAGGGCCAGAACAACtccacagaagccgaaggcacctGAAAAGGTCAATGCACCAGCCAAGAAGAAGACACCTGTGAAGATAGCTGCGGTAGAAGAGAAGACCAAGAAAAAGACTCCTGTGAAGAAAGCTACAACACAACAGAAAACCAAAAAGAAGACCCCCGTGAAGAAAGTTGCATCACAAGAGAAAGCCAAGAAGAAGACATCTAAAGGGAAGAAAGTCAAGAAGAATGTTCCATTTGCGCCGGTTAtacctccacctccacctccacctccagaAGGGCAGCCTACAAATGGTGCAAAAAGAAGCCTTCTTTATTGGCTTGGTGGCTAG
- the LOC125519305 gene encoding uncharacterized protein LOC125519305: CSFSEPLKKLYGSKDVNGKRCWSEREETTNGHRTGKGFSQQMGISAYQRCSNTLRRVFSQFVGEIIEAMAGYIPLPAIMSKLLSDNGCQEFGDFKLVIDRMLSMYLHQKRILETAKSVIEDDSFYTLSSLKRGVCHGFAPHTFVCCVCNFSLSKEGAVSAVRVFSCGHATHLHCECEQSKSSSKDFQDGCPVCLSASDTQARNRSPIISENGLNRHSMVENEVPYGVHRNHETDHVERSRRLQQMSRVLTRIKCGRLCNGEKVQTPEKSALSIRAMTSKVGCCSDC; this comes from the exons TGCAGTTTCTCAGAACCACTGAAAAAGTTGTATGGAAGCAAGGATGTAAATGGAAAACGTTGTTGGTCTGAGCGGGAGGAAACAACAAACGGACATCGAACAGGCAAAGGATTCTCACAACAGATGGGGATTTCAGCTTATCAAAGGTGTTCGAATACTCTGCGGAGAGTATTCTCACAATTCGTTGGAGAGATAATCGAGGCAATGGCTGGGTATATACCCCTACCAGCAATTATGTCAAAGCTTTTATCCGACAATGGGTGTCAAGAATTTGGTGATTTTAAACTTGTCATAGATAGAATGCTGTCTATGTATCTTCATCAAAAAAGAATACTG GAAACAGCTAAGTCAGTTATCGAGGATGATTCGTTCTATACCTTGAGCTCATTAAAGAGAGGGGTTTGCCATGGATTTGCTCCACATACTTTTGTCTGTTGTGTATGCAACTTCTCACTTTCCAAAGAAGGTGCTGTTTCAGCAGTTCGAGTGTTCAGTTGTGGACATGCAACGCATCTTCACTGTGAGTGTGAACAAAGCAAATCATCCAGTAAGGATTTTCAAGACGGATGTCCAGTTTGTCTCTCAGCAAGTGACACACAAGCCCGGAACAGATCACCTATAATATCTGAGAATGGGCTAAACAGGCACTCCATGGTTGAAAATGAAGTACCATATGGCGTCCATCGTAATCACGAGACAGATCATGTTGAGAGATCTCGCAGGCTTCAGCAGATGTCACGG GTTCTGACAAGAATCAAGTGCGGTAGACTATGCAATGGTGAAAAGGTGCAAACACCTGAGAAATCTGCTTTGTCCATTCGTGCAATGACCTCAAAGGTCGGCTGCTGCTCCGACTGCTAG